The proteins below are encoded in one region of Eubacterium sp. 1001713B170207_170306_E7:
- a CDS encoding EAL domain-containing protein, with protein sequence MIGNTILVVDENPAESTMLDTVLNKSYRVVISKENDTAMKLLQQNKSLVAVVIFSFDLFEKMPPMLRTALWNVQASRGTGVLVLTDADNPVMEEQALKLGATDILPRPLDPRIIRQRVRNTSLQINLKTLEEYDSLTGLLNKDTFYKKVHEILMGYLDKTYTILCFDIERFKVINDLFGAETGDRLLQYIGRELNAWAEEKAGIAGRIVADVFAILLPEVQGSADSIVQRLTRGLEQYPLDMEISVAAGLYYIDDLSLPVSRMCDRAILALNSVKGNYLKRVAVYDNHLRSSLIEEQEIVNEMAHALADRQFQVYMQPKCDMRTNKIVGCEALVRWVHPEKGIISPEAFIPVFERNGFILKLDAYVWEEVCRLIRNWMDRGHQPIPTSVNVSRVNLYHQGLSELLSGLVKKYALPPNLLELEITESAYTKNLDQLLSLVNKLRDQGFTILMDDFGSGYSSLNILKDINVDVLKIDMRFLSDMEHLQGRAGNILESIVRMAKWLDLGVIAEGVETKDQVDFLLNIGCHYAQGYYYYKPMPVDAFETLLLQNANNLDFSGMEKEKSNMISYDELAHSDGMTRSLLNNLIGGVAFYEYFQGNLEVLRVNEGYYQATGCDEASLKVNGRHILDCIADEDRPLVLEALQRAPQFPEKGIDIQFRRMRRNGTYMWMYMRLFFLADKGGRQLFYASIIDVTKQKESEAALRLSEQRFRIAMEATNNAIFDFDIEKRTIDYSDYFARKYGLTTHLVNVPDSLLDEKVIHPDSKEPFLKMYRSIFEGMTKASCEVRVRLKDDSYLWNRITLTNIFDASQKPVRAVGLVEDISKEKEMEHQILQKEKSLSNLKKENQQAVLSLLGEASPSGLIGGYCEPDFPLYFINKEMLEIMGYASYDDFIKGTDGLVSNTIHPDDLAHVSQVVETNNREGDEYTVRYRTLRKDGSCFWVIDRGRFVRAEDGRLAIVSACIDITEQVELQNELETVLNSTPGDIVVFRINGKNIQTRYMSFGLAKVLGYEENEYQRLLAREDGLGLICARDRALYFNTICDSAAKQRPINIDFRALNSSGGFGWINLSAEFYGTDEATVVYHGIFTDISELKQKEEKLRLSEERFKAAIEHLDISIWEYDTKTKTLLKEPKWNKADSRRLVYGDMPDESIRMGYIHPESIEEYLRLYENMRSGRQKTTAEVQIKEPDGSYRWYRITYTVVWDEDGQPMKAIGTSENIEEEKRKQKRIDKLMLKAQKDFLTGLYNRETIEGLVSQNLEDISKKGVSAVLMADIDNFKQINDCFGHIEGDRILKEIGRIIPEVFGDKAFKGRLGGDEFLIYVTGEDYESDICGLAQRFCDKMNRLQTHGKSITVSVGVAFVEEGQRDFKTLYQNADAALYVAKCSGKNTYAVYHALQLQKQHAYFNMDTAILDELDCFVYIINAKTYDIIYCNTALLKELKVDEAKAKQHKCHELLAGCSQPCAGCEQRELFYDRFISRDMIFFNGERPVTLREKLFSWGNRPLRLGLARLKKK encoded by the coding sequence ATGATTGGTAATACAATTTTAGTGGTCGATGAAAATCCTGCTGAAAGCACGATGCTGGATACTGTTTTAAATAAAAGCTACCGTGTGGTTATTTCAAAAGAAAACGATACCGCCATGAAGCTGCTGCAGCAAAACAAGTCACTGGTGGCAGTGGTTATCTTCAGCTTTGATTTATTTGAAAAAATGCCGCCGATGCTCCGCACTGCTTTGTGGAACGTACAGGCTTCGCGGGGTACAGGGGTTCTGGTATTGACAGATGCGGACAATCCGGTCATGGAGGAGCAGGCCCTTAAGCTCGGCGCGACAGATATTCTGCCCAGACCTCTTGATCCCAGGATAATCAGACAGCGTGTCCGGAATACTTCGCTTCAAATCAATCTGAAGACACTGGAAGAATACGATTCGCTCACAGGACTGTTGAATAAGGATACCTTTTACAAAAAAGTACATGAAATTTTAATGGGCTACCTGGATAAAACCTATACGATCCTTTGCTTTGACATAGAACGCTTCAAGGTCATCAACGATTTATTCGGTGCAGAGACAGGAGACAGGCTGCTCCAGTATATTGGTCGTGAGTTGAATGCCTGGGCCGAGGAAAAGGCCGGCATAGCCGGGCGTATTGTGGCCGATGTTTTTGCGATTTTACTGCCGGAGGTGCAGGGGTCTGCGGACAGCATTGTCCAGAGGCTGACGCGCGGACTTGAGCAATACCCGCTGGATATGGAAATATCAGTCGCTGCGGGTTTGTATTATATTGACGATCTGAGCCTTCCCGTCAGCCGGATGTGCGACAGGGCAATCCTGGCGCTTAATTCTGTAAAGGGAAACTATCTGAAACGTGTTGCGGTTTATGATAACCATCTGCGCAGCTCTCTGATTGAGGAGCAGGAAATCGTCAATGAGATGGCGCATGCTTTGGCAGACCGCCAGTTTCAGGTGTATATGCAGCCAAAATGCGACATGCGCACCAACAAAATCGTAGGCTGTGAGGCGCTTGTCCGCTGGGTTCATCCCGAGAAGGGGATTATCAGCCCTGAGGCCTTTATTCCGGTCTTTGAACGGAACGGCTTTATTTTGAAGCTGGATGCTTACGTATGGGAGGAGGTCTGCCGCCTGATAAGAAACTGGATGGACAGAGGACATCAGCCCATCCCTACCTCTGTGAATGTTTCGAGGGTAAATCTGTACCATCAGGGATTGAGCGAGCTGTTATCTGGCCTGGTGAAGAAATATGCGCTTCCGCCCAATCTGCTGGAGCTGGAAATCACCGAGAGCGCCTATACTAAAAACCTTGACCAGCTGTTGAGCCTTGTGAACAAGCTTCGTGACCAGGGTTTTACCATCCTGATGGATGATTTTGGCAGCGGCTATTCGTCCCTTAATATTCTGAAGGATATCAATGTCGATGTGCTGAAAATTGATATGCGCTTTCTCTCAGATATGGAGCACCTGCAGGGCAGAGCTGGCAATATACTGGAATCCATTGTCCGTATGGCAAAATGGCTGGACCTCGGTGTGATTGCCGAGGGAGTGGAGACAAAGGATCAGGTTGATTTTCTGCTGAATATTGGCTGTCACTACGCTCAGGGATACTATTATTACAAGCCCATGCCGGTCGATGCTTTCGAGACCCTTCTGCTGCAAAACGCTAACAATCTTGATTTTTCCGGCATGGAAAAAGAAAAGAGCAATATGATCAGCTATGATGAGCTGGCACATTCGGATGGCATGACCCGCTCCCTGTTGAACAACCTGATTGGCGGCGTGGCTTTTTACGAGTATTTTCAGGGTAACCTTGAGGTTTTAAGAGTCAATGAAGGTTATTACCAGGCTACGGGCTGTGATGAGGCATCCCTGAAAGTTAACGGACGCCATATTCTAGACTGTATCGCCGATGAGGACAGACCCCTTGTCCTCGAAGCGCTGCAGCGGGCGCCCCAGTTTCCCGAAAAGGGGATTGACATCCAGTTCAGGAGAATGCGCCGCAATGGCACGTACATGTGGATGTATATGCGGCTCTTTTTTCTGGCGGATAAGGGAGGACGGCAGCTGTTTTATGCGTCGATCATTGATGTCACAAAGCAGAAAGAATCAGAGGCGGCGCTCCGCCTTTCAGAGCAGCGGTTCCGAATTGCCATGGAAGCGACCAATAATGCGATTTTTGATTTCGATATTGAGAAAAGAACCATTGATTATTCAGACTATTTTGCAAGAAAATATGGCCTGACAACCCATTTAGTCAACGTGCCGGACAGTCTGCTGGATGAAAAGGTGATTCATCCGGACTCAAAGGAACCTTTTTTAAAGATGTACCGCAGCATTTTTGAGGGGATGACCAAAGCCAGCTGCGAGGTCCGGGTCAGACTGAAGGATGACAGCTATCTCTGGAACAGGATTACGCTGACCAATATTTTTGACGCTAGTCAAAAGCCAGTGAGAGCAGTGGGGCTGGTTGAGGACATCTCTAAAGAAAAGGAGATGGAGCACCAGATTCTGCAAAAAGAAAAGTCTCTGTCCAATCTGAAAAAAGAAAACCAACAGGCAGTGCTGTCACTGCTGGGTGAAGCGTCGCCCAGCGGCCTGATCGGAGGCTACTGCGAGCCAGACTTTCCACTTTATTTCATCAACAAGGAAATGCTTGAAATCATGGGCTATGCGTCCTATGATGATTTTATCAAGGGCACAGACGGTTTAGTCAGTAACACGATTCATCCGGATGACTTAGCCCATGTTTCGCAGGTGGTTGAAACGAATAACAGGGAGGGCGATGAGTATACGGTACGCTACCGTACGCTGCGTAAGGATGGCAGCTGTTTCTGGGTCATTGACCGGGGGCGGTTTGTACGCGCGGAGGACGGGAGACTGGCGATTGTAAGCGCCTGTATTGATATTACCGAACAGGTAGAGCTTCAGAACGAGCTCGAAACGGTACTTAACAGTACGCCGGGCGATATTGTTGTATTCAGGATTAACGGGAAAAATATACAGACCCGGTATATGAGTTTCGGGCTGGCAAAGGTTCTGGGCTATGAAGAAAACGAATATCAGAGACTGCTGGCTCGGGAAGATGGCCTTGGACTGATCTGCGCCAGGGACAGAGCGCTCTATTTCAATACGATCTGTGACAGCGCCGCAAAGCAGCGGCCCATCAATATTGATTTCAGAGCTTTAAATAGCAGCGGTGGATTCGGCTGGATAAATTTGTCAGCGGAATTTTATGGAACCGACGAGGCGACCGTAGTCTACCATGGCATTTTTACGGATATTTCTGAGCTCAAGCAAAAGGAAGAAAAGCTGCGGCTTTCCGAAGAACGCTTTAAAGCAGCCATCGAGCATCTGGATATCAGTATCTGGGAATATGACACCAAAACAAAGACCCTGCTAAAAGAGCCCAAGTGGAATAAGGCTGACAGCCGGCGCCTTGTGTACGGTGATATGCCGGATGAAAGCATCAGGATGGGCTATATACATCCTGAATCCATTGAGGAGTACCTTCGTCTCTATGAGAATATGCGCAGCGGCAGGCAAAAGACAACGGCAGAGGTTCAGATAAAAGAACCTGACGGCAGCTACCGCTGGTACCGCATCACCTATACAGTCGTATGGGATGAGGACGGCCAGCCGATGAAAGCCATTGGCACATCAGAAAATATTGAGGAAGAAAAACGAAAACAAAAACGCATTGATAAGCTGATGCTCAAAGCACAGAAGGATTTTCTAACAGGACTTTACAACAGGGAAACCATCGAAGGCTTGGTGAGCCAGAACCTTGAGGATATTTCGAAAAAAGGGGTGTCTGCTGTGCTGATGGCAGATATCGATAATTTCAAGCAGATTAATGACTGCTTTGGCCATATCGAGGGGGACCGTATTTTAAAGGAAATCGGCCGAATTATCCCGGAGGTTTTCGGAGATAAAGCGTTTAAAGGCCGCCTGGGTGGTGATGAATTCCTGATTTATGTGACTGGCGAGGACTACGAGAGTGATATTTGCGGCTTAGCGCAAAGGTTCTGTGATAAAATGAACCGGCTTCAAACTCATGGCAAAAGCATTACCGTATCGGTCGGTGTTGCCTTTGTGGAGGAAGGGCAGAGGGATTTTAAAACCCTGTACCAAAACGCCGATGCTGCCCTGTATGTGGCAAAGTGCAGCGGCAAAAATACTTATGCGGTCTACCACGCATTACAGCTCCAGAAGCAGCACGCTTATTTTAATATGGATACCGCGATTCTGGATGAGCTGGACTGCTTTGTTTATATCATTAATGCAAAAACCTATGACATCATTTACTGCAATACTGCTTTATTGAAGGAGCTGAAAGTAGACGAGGCTAAAGCGAAACAGCATAAATGCCATGAGCTGCTGGCCGGATGCAGTCAGCCCTGTGCAGGTTGTGAGCAGCGGGAGTTGTTTTACGACAGGTTTATTTCAAGAGATATGATCTTTTTCAATGGAGAAAGGCCGGTCACCCTGAGAGAAAAGCTGTTTAGCTGGGGCAACCGCCCCCTAAGACTTGGCCTGGCGCGGCTTAAAAAGAAATAA
- the fucO gene encoding lactaldehyde reductase — translation MANRFVLNETSYHGSGAINEIAAEAKARGFKKAFVCSDPDLVKFNVTKKVTDILDEAGLDYEVYSEIKPNPTIENVQTGVAAFKASGADYLIAIGGGSSMDTAKAIGIIITNPEFEDVRSLEGVAPTKNPCVPIFAVPTTAGTAAEVTINYVITDVEKKRKFVCVDVHDIPVVAFVDPDMMSSMPKGLTASTGMDALTHAIEGYTTLGAWELSDMFHLKSIEIIARSLRGAVENTPEGREDMALGQYVAGMGFSNVGLGIVHSMAHALGAVYDTPHGVANAILLPTIMEYNAPETGEKYRFIAQAMGVEGTESMSQEEYRKAAVDAVRQLSIDVGIPQDLKEIVKEEDLPFLAQSAFDDACKPGNPRDASLEDIIGLYKSLM, via the coding sequence ATGGCAAATCGATTCGTTCTAAATGAAACATCCTATCACGGTAGCGGAGCAATTAATGAAATTGCAGCCGAAGCAAAGGCCCGCGGCTTTAAAAAGGCTTTTGTTTGCTCTGACCCTGATCTGGTAAAATTTAATGTGACAAAAAAAGTGACAGACATTCTTGATGAAGCAGGCCTGGATTACGAGGTTTACTCTGAAATCAAGCCAAATCCCACCATCGAAAATGTACAGACCGGTGTGGCGGCCTTTAAGGCTTCCGGCGCTGACTATCTGATCGCCATTGGCGGCGGCTCCTCTATGGATACCGCAAAGGCCATTGGTATTATCATCACCAATCCTGAATTCGAGGATGTCCGCAGTCTGGAAGGCGTTGCCCCGACCAAGAATCCCTGTGTTCCGATCTTTGCCGTTCCAACCACTGCCGGCACTGCAGCGGAAGTCACCATTAACTACGTGATCACCGATGTTGAAAAGAAACGTAAATTTGTCTGTGTCGACGTCCATGACATTCCGGTCGTTGCTTTTGTGGACCCGGATATGATGTCCAGCATGCCAAAGGGCTTAACCGCCTCTACCGGTATGGATGCCCTGACACATGCCATTGAGGGCTACACCACCCTGGGTGCCTGGGAGCTGTCCGACATGTTCCACCTAAAATCCATTGAGATCATCGCGCGTTCCTTAAGAGGTGCTGTTGAAAACACCCCTGAGGGTCGCGAGGATATGGCTCTTGGCCAGTATGTCGCCGGAATGGGCTTTTCCAATGTTGGCCTCGGCATTGTCCACTCCATGGCCCATGCCTTAGGTGCGGTTTATGATACGCCGCACGGTGTCGCCAACGCGATCCTTCTGCCAACCATTATGGAATACAACGCTCCTGAAACCGGCGAAAAATACCGTTTCATCGCTCAGGCCATGGGTGTTGAGGGTACTGAAAGCATGTCTCAGGAAGAATACCGCAAGGCCGCAGTAGACGCAGTGCGCCAGCTTTCAATCGACGTTGGTATTCCTCAGGATTTAAAAGAAATTGTTAAGGAAGAGGATCTTCCTTTCCTGGCCCAGTCTGCGTTTGACGATGCCTGCAAGCCCGGCAATCCAAGAGATGCCAGCCTTGAAGATATCATTGGATTGTATAAATCTCTGATGTAA
- a CDS encoding MATE family efflux transporter, with protein sequence MTATFPENTNKESLFKLTWPIFVELFLQMLVGNTDQMMVGQVSQTGVGAIGNANQIINVLLISFSIISLATTILVSQNMGAKNYKNVSTIYTLALIVNLIFSVIISAILLFFTEAIYHMLQVPDIIMPETVTYTRIIGAGLFLQAVFLTFSAIFRSNRLMKETMFVSIIMNVVNIGVNYILINGIGLPAPLGVTGAAISSNIAKLIGVVIVVGLFIRKIKPGMSLKTLRPFPAAMLKRLLFIGIPSGGETLSWTLSQTVTMGFVNLCGAVVITTRVYAVMFAMITYLYSNAISQSSQVLVGYLIGAGDYDSADRRVRATLRSSVLVSFCVALLLFLFSDQIFGFFTSDPAVIALGKQVMFIDIFLELGRAVNMVMVRSLQAANDILFPIALGIGSQWFVSVVLCYVLGIFLGWGLAGIWIAMACDEILRAAMFLVRWKRKKWMDLSIKNAVKA encoded by the coding sequence ATGACCGCAACTTTTCCGGAAAATACAAATAAGGAATCCCTCTTTAAGCTGACATGGCCCATTTTCGTAGAGCTTTTTCTGCAAATGCTCGTGGGCAATACCGACCAGATGATGGTTGGCCAGGTATCGCAGACCGGTGTGGGCGCCATCGGTAACGCTAACCAGATTATCAATGTTTTGCTGATTTCGTTCAGCATCATTTCGCTGGCGACCACGATTCTGGTTTCTCAGAATATGGGTGCAAAAAATTATAAAAATGTCTCGACGATCTATACGCTGGCTTTGATCGTGAACCTGATTTTTTCGGTGATTATCAGCGCGATTCTGCTGTTTTTTACAGAAGCTATCTACCATATGCTGCAGGTGCCAGACATCATCATGCCTGAAACCGTGACGTACACACGGATCATCGGTGCGGGCCTTTTTCTGCAGGCTGTATTTCTGACCTTTTCCGCTATTTTCAGAAGTAACCGGCTGATGAAGGAAACCATGTTTGTTTCAATTATTATGAATGTGGTCAATATCGGCGTCAATTATATTCTGATCAATGGCATTGGACTGCCAGCACCGCTTGGCGTGACAGGAGCGGCTATTTCCAGCAATATCGCCAAGCTGATTGGTGTGGTGATTGTCGTTGGACTGTTCATCCGAAAAATTAAGCCGGGTATGTCACTGAAAACACTTCGGCCTTTCCCGGCCGCAATGCTCAAAAGGCTTTTGTTTATCGGGATCCCCTCGGGTGGTGAGACCCTTTCCTGGACTCTGAGCCAGACTGTGACAATGGGATTTGTGAATCTCTGCGGCGCGGTGGTCATAACAACCCGCGTCTACGCGGTGATGTTTGCCATGATCACCTACCTTTACAGCAATGCGATTTCCCAGTCCTCACAGGTTTTAGTGGGGTACCTGATCGGCGCCGGAGATTATGACAGCGCAGACAGGCGTGTGCGGGCAACGCTTCGTTCCTCTGTGCTGGTCTCCTTCTGCGTAGCCCTTTTGCTGTTTTTATTCAGCGATCAGATCTTTGGCTTTTTCACATCCGATCCTGCGGTCATTGCTTTGGGCAAGCAGGTTATGTTCATCGATATCTTTCTTGAGCTTGGCCGGGCGGTTAACATGGTCATGGTCCGTTCGCTTCAGGCTGCCAATGATATTCTGTTTCCCATCGCACTTGGGATAGGCTCACAGTGGTTTGTTTCGGTAGTTTTATGCTATGTTTTAGGCATTTTCCTGGGCTGGGGCCTTGCCGGCATCTGGATCGCCATGGCCTGTGATGAGATTTTGAGAGCCGCAATGTTTCTAGTGCGCTGGAAGCGAAAAAAATGGATGGACCTGAGCATAAAAAATGCTGTGAAAGCTTAA
- a CDS encoding DUF3169 family protein: protein MKAKDGKHIYLKFFTMIIICGFLGGLVGFLLNFPGFNVVDAVQLLQNNILIHGIYISSAGSALLMLITLLFYLSARNTCKQLETNDSDELYEKADRLCDTGIIFANITLIFSFAFYGINVSGTAQNDSSTSLLWSLAAFLLPIIFCVVLQILFVNLTKRINPEKQGNPLDLNFQKVWMKSSDEAEKFILYKAAYKTFQIMQMAFLIVMMLLMFAALTTPIGAFPFIIIGLLWGLQSTLCCVFSMKLQKNRKIGSDDC, encoded by the coding sequence ATGAAAGCAAAAGATGGCAAACACATCTATCTTAAATTCTTTACCATGATAATCATATGCGGCTTTTTAGGCGGACTGGTCGGCTTCCTGCTAAACTTTCCGGGCTTTAACGTCGTCGACGCCGTACAGCTGCTTCAAAACAATATCCTGATTCACGGCATTTATATTTCTTCTGCCGGATCGGCGCTTTTAATGCTCATCACCCTGCTGTTTTACCTTTCAGCGAGAAACACCTGTAAACAGCTGGAAACCAACGACTCAGATGAGCTCTATGAAAAAGCCGACCGCCTCTGCGACACAGGGATAATTTTTGCCAATATCACGCTGATTTTTTCCTTTGCCTTTTACGGCATTAATGTGAGCGGCACCGCACAAAATGACAGCTCCACCTCCCTTTTATGGAGTCTCGCGGCCTTTTTGCTGCCAATTATTTTCTGCGTTGTCCTTCAGATTCTCTTTGTGAACCTAACCAAAAGAATAAACCCAGAAAAACAAGGGAATCCGCTGGATTTAAACTTTCAAAAAGTCTGGATGAAAAGCAGTGATGAAGCGGAAAAATTCATTCTGTACAAAGCCGCTTATAAAACCTTCCAAATTATGCAGATGGCCTTTCTCATTGTCATGATGCTGCTTATGTTTGCAGCCCTGACCACCCCCATCGGCGCTTTTCCCTTTATTATTATCGGGTTATTATGGGGATTACAGAGTACCTTGTGCTGTGTTTTTTCCATGAAGCTCCAAAAAAACAGAAAAATCGGCAGTGATGACTGCTAA
- a CDS encoding helix-turn-helix transcriptional regulator: MPLENRLKEFRARHKINQSELGKLAGVSRQTISLIERGDYSPSVTLALKIAKIFNTTVEDIFTYSEEEEN, from the coding sequence ATGCCCCTCGAAAACCGACTAAAAGAGTTCCGGGCCCGGCATAAAATCAATCAGTCAGAGCTTGGCAAGCTGGCCGGTGTATCCAGACAGACCATCAGTTTAATCGAACGCGGTGACTACTCACCTTCTGTAACACTGGCGCTTAAAATCGCAAAAATCTTCAACACAACAGTTGAGGATATCTTTACCTATTCAGAAGAGGAGGAAAACTGA